The following is a genomic window from Mus pahari chromosome 1, PAHARI_EIJ_v1.1, whole genome shotgun sequence.
CAGTTTGGGTTCCAGGTACCAGATCTGGGATCTCTCAAATCCATTCATGTTCCAGATATACCTAAGTTTGGGTTTTAGGTTCGTATGCTGTTCAGGGTCCTGGACCTTCAATTTTTGGGTCTTCAGACCGATTTCCAAACCAGCCCAACAATCCTCACCGTGCAGCCTCCTCGTGGCGACCCCCACAGCCCGCACAGCCACAACGCGCTGCAACCCAGTGACAGGCGCGAAGGGGCGCATAACAACAGAGACAGGGCACTGCCAGAGACAGAGCAGCCAGGGCAGCCCAGCGCGCAGCAGGGCGCGGGTGGCCTGGCTCACAAGCACATGGGTCCGAGAAGTCACCCTCGGCGTCTGACAGGCAGTGGTACAGCAAGCTCTCGGCACACCACAGGCAGCTGAGCCTGCGCACTAGCAGGCGACCTGGGTCTGGGGCCTCTGCGCAGCGACCACCACGCCCATCTGCCCGGCGGCGGAAGAGTGCTCGGCAGTGCACACAGCGCGCAGCCTCCTCGGCCTCTGGGGAGGCTTTGgctggagcaggggtggggcctGGGCCCGGAGGTGGACGAGCAGGGGGTGCTGGGGGTGCAGCCTCTGTGAGAGGGGCAGGGAGTGACACTGGAGGACCCAGGGCTGCACCCCTCAACGCACCAGTCTTGGCAAAGCGCACAACGCAGGTAGACAGGGCaagaggtggaggtggtggtccAGGTCGCCGGTAGTCCTCATAGCCGCGGCTGCCCCAGCCCTGGCTCCCTGCCCCAGCTAAAGACTCTGAAGGTTCAGGAATCCCAGTGAACGGTAGAAGCGGAGGGTAGCTCTGCAGAGCCAAGGGACAAGGAGGTCTGGTTAAGGACATTTGCAACTTACTCAATACCCATAAGCTACCCAGGTTCGGAAGACCCAAAATCCCAGAATGCAAACAGAAGGCATCAGTCAGAAGGGACTGTGTTCCCTTGACCTGGGGGTTCCTCATGCCCGCAGAGACAGAACAAGGTAGGCAGCAAACACACACTTTAAGGACCTTGTGGCTTAAGATTTTCCAGATGGGTCACACTCAACCCTAAGTCCCTCCTTCAGGATAAAGTAAACagtcttttcgagacagggtttctctgtgtagccctggctatcctggaactcactttgtagaccaggctggcctcgaactcagaaatccgtctgtctctgcctcccaagtgctgggattaaaggcgtgtgccgccacgcccggctcaagTAAACAGTCCTCCCATAGTACCAGCGTCTTTTAACATACTAGAAAACCTGTCCATGCCATCCCCAAGTTCCTGCAAAAACTAGGCAGCCCTCAAATCTCCCAGAGAGCTAGAGACACTTGGAAATCCCTACCAGCTCTCGGGAGTCCGGGAGTCTTTGTTCCTGACCCAGCGCCTCCAGCACCTTcccacttgctaggcaagcactctattgcCCCAAACCCAGGCCCTTTCTATTCCACTACCACCTTCAGCTCAGTCAGGCTGGCCATCTCCCGGAATCTGTGTGCCTTATCACAGACAGCTCAGGGAGCTGTCCAAATCTATTCAGGTTTACTGCTGAGGGGTGGGAGGGCAGAGGAGGTCGTACCTGAGCGGAGGAGCGGCGCCTTTGTGGGGGCGTGGCCGGTGGGAAGGCAGCTGCTGACTCCACGGTGGCAATGGGAGCTGTGGGAGGAGT
Proteins encoded in this region:
- the Spred3 gene encoding sprouty-related, EVH1 domain-containing protein 3; translation: MVRVRAVVMARDDSSGGWLPVGGGGLSQVSVCRVRGARPEGGASQGHYVIHGERLRDQKTTLECTLRPGLVYNKVNPIFHHWSLGDCKFGLTFQSPAEADEFQKSLLAALAALSRGSLTPSSSSSSSSPSQDTAETPCPLTSHVDSDSSSSHSRQETPPTAPIATVESAAAFPPATPPQRRRSSAQSYPPLLPFTGIPEPSESLAGAGSQGWGSRGYEDYRRPGPPPPPLALSTCVVRFAKTGALRGAALGPPVSLPAPLTEAAPPAPPARPPPGPGPTPAPAKASPEAEEAARCVHCRALFRRRADGRGGRCAEAPDPGRLLVRRLSCLWCAESLLYHCLSDAEGDFSDPCACEPGHPRPAARWAALAALSLAVPCLCCYAPLRACHWVAARCGCAGCGGRHEEAAR